The Bombus fervidus isolate BK054 chromosome 3, iyBomFerv1, whole genome shotgun sequence genome includes a window with the following:
- the LOC139985264 gene encoding uncharacterized protein isoform X2, whose translation MLQKKTVQLDVLDTKYHNANIKINRLCPGCNLNKLEERIILCLKHSLPWIQRKETLQALDICRRCRQALYKLKADLQNLGLSRRQVHQGLIQLATKPHVVLTRQIPYRKYRFKNLSEDERGKNIIDNLRINALNLRPQIGNIHKSNRTERFIKEDSKYIKKTDGVTAYETALINSNRELFIPNICYKLKNPLATMHSFDETLKQLDESISSKMRVDEKCTNIRKPENVDSKKILMFNKYKKKRTESKLKLNSCFAKKVNDSIKSNDYKKVHTKSIKSDIGKKLHNDKKIIDIKVNSITNKNTYSKNEDSTLNCSHNIEEVTKMKENTCKRKLCRLLVSDKHKEISKKKRKIKDRFRTYFGDCISISEDEQEQNIIEEKFRKTRKKDSVDSCESGVYVAERNITMTAAHVDIIQKSNEDTFRGIIANVDASHKPNDDISQGTIANLDIIHKLNKNTSQETIVNVDTNYELNENTSQRTIVNADVIHESNEDTSQGIIANFDTSHKSNKGTSQGTIANIIQESDEDTSQETIVNVDTNYELNENTSQRTIVNADVIHESNEDTSQGIIANFDTSHKSNKGTSQGTIANIIQKSDEDTSQGTIVNVDTIHESNEVTGNTNNKATNQIEDATNFVEIEYNKLQNNTYENKIHNIDIEKKELSRNKKFINFSEENNIEKSKHASSVTDIFKITEQSKVNVSTAKIKVTTEINNILPSDILEICIPSHNTVAIIKNFSGSERSNLNGNGSNGNVLSIQESDTNADVDKNSNLKKLSEIQINCNQSITEKILNFIEEDKKVQLSSNTNKTDNVISTNNVCNVKNNENELAVKNSELSISEKKDIQSNKLPQGKLRVLSSAELGARWCPTPVNNVTSNVQFSHNNTETQTVPETIVSVIPPVSETANRTTIPKNMKKYMNSTFSQSVYVKIRNLIQNIRISPINNLNYDKLLDMEFQKLRKLSNTDDFINLTKGVVTILNKEMLLIPPLSLNELFYYAPSVKSYYVQILNKNKTTINSMNEYQPVTSVGVPNQITLNQNKYCNAQVPQNIWASSVQSRLQYLLSISSEQNQALRLNIVPNQPQQNFQEQIALPLQNNVLQNNALVNPITMNNSGHNNIHQHTYRMQVHANFTQQKVSNVNFAKQNPVIGMHARQSYPLQYSLFPPTGRNQLGGVHTSVPVTNASSMNQQYVSSVFIPQTNTYCNVNVPNYTIQQNMNSTHMSQGTQLQGVSRSVSSNRNISQPVQTMVAMNISHSVPKNSQHIEQKHQNVIPQKRIPMEALQNRTFEQVASPQQLKKSTLRRLKKKENLQVSLESTTNLFDILKYISDIQKLILLKQLDYYFGCTTWLQQQFTSEKWDEIYSQRSALLHFQTLLKHLVEKTIKNLLPDKSHTNILKNIEIDVPKVIQITVKENNGICCQVEASKSNQEQYNAMNIKQNCTNYKENSNVTITQNQCEKEQEITDNSQTNSSSIKQNLQSHQTSDVDVCQENKVGKEPNSSRNIYNSNTKEQNLDESTKITENIPEIVKEKLSALSNMKLVNKDILQQLNPHLVTVEISSKNDQVTVVNSYANSENIPKSEEPEEYQEHQHLKGTITDDLTVSSFKSPNNIEYFNNKESHNASLERSPTTYIKDVRSISMEAYLRIGVTNNVPTNTIEENIEEEEIKICLYCGKPSTVACIICLEAKYCSKECSQLHWGDHYKDCSPVERSMSL comes from the exons ATGCTACAAAAGAAGACAGTTCAACTCGATGTACTGGATACTAAATATCATAACgcaaatatcaaaataaatcGATTGTGTCCCGGTTGCAACTTAAACAAATTGGAGGAAAGGATCATATTGTGCTTGAAACATTCGTTGCCGTGGattcaaagaaaagaaacgctGCAAGCATTAGACATTTGTAGGAGGTGCAGGCAAGCGTTGTACAAG TTGAAAGCGGATCTACAGAATCTTGGATTATCACGTAGACAGGTACATCAAGGCTTGATACAATTAGCGACGAAACCGCATGTAGTCCTTACGCGGCAGATAccatatagaaaatatag ATTTAAAAACTTGTCGGAAgatgaaagaggaaagaatatCATTGATAATCTCAGAATAAACGCTTTAAATTTGCGTCCGCAAATtggaaatatacataaatcaaACAGGACGGAAAGATTCATCAAAGAAGacagtaaatatataaaaaaaacggATGGTGTGACAGCATATGAAACTGCATTGATAAACAGCAATCGAGAATTATTCATACCAAACAtatgttataagttaaaaaatCCATTAGCAACAATGCATTCCTTTGATGAAACTCTAAAACAGTTGGATGAAAGTATTTCCTCGAAAATGAGAGTGGATGAAAAATGCACTAATATAAGAAAACCGGAAAATGTAGattcaaagaaaatattaatgtttaataaatataaaaaaaaacgcaCTGAATCTAAATTGAAACTAAATTCTTGTTTTGCCAAGAAAGTAAATGATTCTATAAAATCAAACGATTATAAGAAAGTACATACTAAAAGCATAAAATCGGATATCGGcaaaaaattacataatgaTAAGAAGATTATAGATATCAAAGTGAAttctataacaaataaaaatacatactcTAAAAATGAGGACAGTACATTAAATTGTAGCCATAACATTGAAGAAGTAAcaaagatgaaagaaaatacatgTAAAAGAAAGCTGTGTAGACTTTTAGTTTCAGATAAgcataaagaaatttcaaaaaaaaaaagaaaaataaaagataggtTCCGAACATATTTTGGAGATTGTATAAGTATTAGTGAAGATGAACAAGagcaaaatattatagaagaaaaatttagaaagaCAAGAAAAAAGGATTCTGTTGATTCTTGCGAGTCTGGAGTGTATGTTGCTGAAAGAAATATAACTATGACTGCTGCCCATGTTGATATAATTCAGAAATCAAATGAAGATACATTTCGGGGGATCATTGCTAATGTTGATGCAAGTCATAAACCAAATGATGATATATCTCAAGGGACCATTGCTAATCTTgatataattcataaattgAATAAGAATACATCTCAGGAGACCATTGTCAATGTTGACacaaattatgaattaaatgaaaatacatcTCAGAGGACCATTGTCAATGCTGATGTAATTCATGAATCAAATGAAGATACATCTCAGGGAATCATTGCCAATTTTGATACAAGTCATAAATCAAATAAAGGTACATCTCAGGGTACGATTGCCAATATAATTCAGGAATCAGATGAAGATACATCTCAGGAGACCATTGTCAATGTTGACacaaattatgaattaaatgaaaatacatcTCAGAGGACCATTGTCAATGCTGATGTAATTCATGAATCAAATGAAGATACATCTCAGGGAATCATTGCCAATTTTGATACAAGTCATAAATCAAATAAAGGTACATCTCAGGGTACGATTGCCAATATAATTCAGAAATCAGATGAAGATACATCTCAGGGGACTATTGTCAATGTTGATACAATACATGAATCAAATGAAGTTAcaggaaatacaaataataaagcTACTAATCAAATTGAAGATGCAACAAATTTTGTGgaaattgaatataataaattacaaaataacacatatgaaaacaaaatacataatattgatatagagaaaaaagaattatctCGAAATAAGAAGTTCATCAATTTTTCTGAGGAGAATAATATTGAGAAAAGTAAACATGCATCAAGTGTTACAGATATATTCAAAATAACTGAGCAATCAAAAGTTAATGTTTCTAcagcaaaaataaaagtaacaacagagataaataatatattaccttctgatattttggaaatttgtaTCCCAAGTCATAATACAGTagctataattaaaaatttttctggATCTGAAAGAAGTAATTTAAATGGAAATGGATCAAATGGAAATGTTCTTAGTATTCAAGAAAGTGACACGAATGCAGATgttgataaaaattcaaatttaaaaaaattgtcagaaatacaaattaattgcAATCAAAGTATtacagaaaaaatattaaactttattgaagaagataaaaaagtacaattatcttctaatacaaataaaactgATAATGTTATTTCTACAAATAATGTATGTAATGTGAAAAATAATGAGAATGAATTAGCAGTGAAAAATTCTGAATTAAGTATCTCGGAGAAGAAAGACATTCAATCCAATAAGTTACCTCAAGGTAAATTAAGAGTTTTATCTAGTGCAGAACTAGGTGCCAGATGGTGCCCCACACCTGTAAACAATGTTACATCTAATGTTCAATTTTCACATAACAATACAGAAACTCAAACAGTACCTGAAACAATAGTTTCAGTTATTCCACCTGTATCTGAAACTGCTAATCGAACAACAATTCCTAAGaatatgaagaaatatatgaattcAACATTTTCACAATCTGTGTATGTAAAGATACGTAATTTAATTCAGAATATACGGATATCtccaattaataatttaaattatgataaattattagatatggaattccaaaaattaagaaaattgtcGAATACTGACGATTTTATTAATCTAACAAAAGGAGTTGTAACTATACTTAACAAAGAAATGTTACTAATTCCACCACTATCATTAAACGAGTTGTTTTATTATGCACCATCAGTCAAATCCTATTATGtccaaattttaaacaaaaataagacTACAATAAATAGTATGAATGAATATCAACCTGTAACATCTGTAGGTGTTCCAAACCAAATAACATTgaatcaaaataaatattgcaatGCACAAGTACCACAGAATATATGGGCTTCATCTGTACAATCCAGGTTACAATATttactttctatttcttctgaGCAAAATCAAGCACTTCGCCTCAACATTGTTCCAAACCAACCTCAGCAGAATTTTCAAGAGCAAATAGCCTTACCCTTGCAAAATAATGTTCTTCAAAACAATGCATTAGTAAATCCCATTACTATGAATAATAGCGGCCATAACAATATACATCAACATACTTATAGAATGCAAGTGCATGCAAATTTTACTCAACAAAAAGTTTCAAATGTTAATTTTGCTAAGCAGAATCCAGTAATAGGTATGCATGCTAGGCAAAGCTATCCCTTGCAATATTCCTTATTTCCACCTACTGGAAGAAATCAGTTAGGAGGAGTACATACTTCTGTACCAGTTACAAATGCATCATCTATGAACCAACAATATGTTTCATCTGTTTTTATACCACAAACAAATACATATTGTAATGTAAATGTACCAAATTATACCATACAGCAAAATATGAACTCAACACATATGTCACAGGGAACTCAGTTACAAGGTGTCTCACGATCTGTATCATCAAATCGTAACATATCACAACCTGTACAAACTATGGTTGCAATGAATATATCACATTCTGTACCAAAAAATTCACAACACATTGAACAGAAACATCAAAATGTAATTCCTCAAAAAAGGATACCAATGGAAGCTCTACAAAATCGTACATTTGAACAAGTAGCATCACCTCAACAATTAAAGAAAAGTACACTCAGacgattaaaaaagaaagaaaatctgCAAGTTTCACTAGAATCAACAACAAACCTATtcgatatattgaaatatatctcTGATATCCAAAAACTTATATTACTGAAACAACTAGACTACTATTTTGGTTGTACCACTTGGTTACAACAACAGTTTACATCAGAAAAATGGGATGAAATTTATTCACAGAGATCTGCATTACTTCATTTCCAAACACTCCTAAAACATCTAGtagaaaaaacaataaaaaaccTTTTACCAGATAAATCTCATACaaatatacttaaaaatattgaaattgatGTTCCAAAAGTGATACAAATAACAGTAAAAGAAAACAATGGAATATGTTGTCAAGTTGAAGCATCTAAAAGCAACCAAGAACAGTATAATGCaatgaatattaaacaaaattgcacaaattataaagaaaattcaaatgttACAATAACACAAAACCAATGTGAAAAAGAACAGGAAATAACTGATAATTCACAGACAAACAGTTCTTCGATTAAGCAGAATTTACAAAGTCATCAAACATCAGACGTTGATGTATGTCAAGAGAATAAAGTGGGAAAGGAACCAAACAGctctagaaatatatataattcaaatacCAAAGAACAGAATTTAGATGAGTCAACAAAAATAACTGAAAATATTCCTGAAATAGTCAAAGAAAAGTTATCAGCACTATCAAATATGAAATTGGTTAACAAAGATATCCTGCAGCAGTTAAATCCTCATTTAGTTACTGTAGAAATTTCTTCTAAGAATGATCAAGTAACTGTTGTTAATAGTTATGCTAATAGTGAAAATATACCAAAATCCGAAGAACCTGAAGAATATCAAGAACATCAACACTTAAAAGGTACTATTACTGATGACTTAACAGTATCTTCATTCAAATCTCCAAAtaacattgaatattttaataataaggaATCGCACAATGCTTCATTGGAGAGATCTCCCACAACTTATATTAAGGATGTTAGAAGTATATCAATGGAAGCATATTTAAGAATTGGTGTAACTAATAATGTTCCTACAAATActatagaagaaaatattgaagaggaagaaattaaaatatgtttatattgTGGCAAACCTAGTACTGTAGCATGTATAATTTGTTTAGAAGCTAAATATTGTTCTAAAGAATGTTCTCAATTGCATTGGGGAGATCATTATAAAGATTGCtcacctgtagaaagaagtatGTCCTTATAA
- the LOC139985264 gene encoding uncharacterized protein isoform X3, translating to MMSENTQTGAMNYDNLALKCWLYCIGPVRRCEELKKLKADLQNLGLSRRQVHQGLIQLATKPHVVLTRQIPYRKYRFKNLSEDERGKNIIDNLRINALNLRPQIGNIHKSNRTERFIKEDSKYIKKTDGVTAYETALINSNRELFIPNICYKLKNPLATMHSFDETLKQLDESISSKMRVDEKCTNIRKPENVDSKKILMFNKYKKKRTESKLKLNSCFAKKVNDSIKSNDYKKVHTKSIKSDIGKKLHNDKKIIDIKVNSITNKNTYSKNEDSTLNCSHNIEEVTKMKENTCKRKLCRLLVSDKHKEISKKKRKIKDRFRTYFGDCISISEDEQEQNIIEEKFRKTRKKDSVDSCESGVYVAERNITMTAAHVDIIQKSNEDTFRGIIANVDASHKPNDDISQGTIANLDIIHKLNKNTSQETIVNVDTNYELNENTSQRTIVNADVIHESNEDTSQGIIANFDTSHKSNKGTSQGTIANIIQESDEDTSQETIVNVDTNYELNENTSQRTIVNADVIHESNEDTSQGIIANFDTSHKSNKGTSQGTIANIIQKSDEDTSQGTIVNVDTIHESNEVTGNTNNKATNQIEDATNFVEIEYNKLQNNTYENKIHNIDIEKKELSRNKKFINFSEENNIEKSKHASSVTDIFKITEQSKVNVSTAKIKVTTEINNILPSDILEICIPSHNTVAIIKNFSGSERSNLNGNGSNGNVLSIQESDTNADVDKNSNLKKLSEIQINCNQSITEKILNFIEEDKKVQLSSNTNKTDNVISTNNVCNVKNNENELAVKNSELSISEKKDIQSNKLPQGKLRVLSSAELGARWCPTPVNNVTSNVQFSHNNTETQTVPETIVSVIPPVSETANRTTIPKNMKKYMNSTFSQSVYVKIRNLIQNIRISPINNLNYDKLLDMEFQKLRKLSNTDDFINLTKGVVTILNKEMLLIPPLSLNELFYYAPSVKSYYVQILNKNKTTINSMNEYQPVTSVGVPNQITLNQNKYCNAQVPQNIWASSVQSRLQYLLSISSEQNQALRLNIVPNQPQQNFQEQIALPLQNNVLQNNALVNPITMNNSGHNNIHQHTYRMQVHANFTQQKVSNVNFAKQNPVIGMHARQSYPLQYSLFPPTGRNQLGGVHTSVPVTNASSMNQQYVSSVFIPQTNTYCNVNVPNYTIQQNMNSTHMSQGTQLQGVSRSVSSNRNISQPVQTMVAMNISHSVPKNSQHIEQKHQNVIPQKRIPMEALQNRTFEQVASPQQLKKSTLRRLKKKENLQVSLESTTNLFDILKYISDIQKLILLKQLDYYFGCTTWLQQQFTSEKWDEIYSQRSALLHFQTLLKHLVEKTIKNLLPDKSHTNILKNIEIDVPKVIQITVKENNGICCQVEASKSNQEQYNAMNIKQNCTNYKENSNVTITQNQCEKEQEITDNSQTNSSSIKQNLQSHQTSDVDVCQENKVGKEPNSSRNIYNSNTKEQNLDESTKITENIPEIVKEKLSALSNMKLVNKDILQQLNPHLVTVEISSKNDQVTVVNSYANSENIPKSEEPEEYQEHQHLKGTITDDLTVSSFKSPNNIEYFNNKESHNASLERSPTTYIKDVRSISMEAYLRIGVTNNVPTNTIEENIEEEEIKICLYCGKPSTVACIICLEAKYCSKECSQLHWGDHYKDCSPVERSMSL from the exons ATGATGTCCGAAAACACACAAACGGGAGCCATGAACTATGACAACCTCGCGTTAAAATGCTGGCTTTACTGCATCGGACCAGTCCGCCGTTGCGAAGAGCTGAAAAAG TTGAAAGCGGATCTACAGAATCTTGGATTATCACGTAGACAGGTACATCAAGGCTTGATACAATTAGCGACGAAACCGCATGTAGTCCTTACGCGGCAGATAccatatagaaaatatag ATTTAAAAACTTGTCGGAAgatgaaagaggaaagaatatCATTGATAATCTCAGAATAAACGCTTTAAATTTGCGTCCGCAAATtggaaatatacataaatcaaACAGGACGGAAAGATTCATCAAAGAAGacagtaaatatataaaaaaaacggATGGTGTGACAGCATATGAAACTGCATTGATAAACAGCAATCGAGAATTATTCATACCAAACAtatgttataagttaaaaaatCCATTAGCAACAATGCATTCCTTTGATGAAACTCTAAAACAGTTGGATGAAAGTATTTCCTCGAAAATGAGAGTGGATGAAAAATGCACTAATATAAGAAAACCGGAAAATGTAGattcaaagaaaatattaatgtttaataaatataaaaaaaaacgcaCTGAATCTAAATTGAAACTAAATTCTTGTTTTGCCAAGAAAGTAAATGATTCTATAAAATCAAACGATTATAAGAAAGTACATACTAAAAGCATAAAATCGGATATCGGcaaaaaattacataatgaTAAGAAGATTATAGATATCAAAGTGAAttctataacaaataaaaatacatactcTAAAAATGAGGACAGTACATTAAATTGTAGCCATAACATTGAAGAAGTAAcaaagatgaaagaaaatacatgTAAAAGAAAGCTGTGTAGACTTTTAGTTTCAGATAAgcataaagaaatttcaaaaaaaaaaagaaaaataaaagataggtTCCGAACATATTTTGGAGATTGTATAAGTATTAGTGAAGATGAACAAGagcaaaatattatagaagaaaaatttagaaagaCAAGAAAAAAGGATTCTGTTGATTCTTGCGAGTCTGGAGTGTATGTTGCTGAAAGAAATATAACTATGACTGCTGCCCATGTTGATATAATTCAGAAATCAAATGAAGATACATTTCGGGGGATCATTGCTAATGTTGATGCAAGTCATAAACCAAATGATGATATATCTCAAGGGACCATTGCTAATCTTgatataattcataaattgAATAAGAATACATCTCAGGAGACCATTGTCAATGTTGACacaaattatgaattaaatgaaaatacatcTCAGAGGACCATTGTCAATGCTGATGTAATTCATGAATCAAATGAAGATACATCTCAGGGAATCATTGCCAATTTTGATACAAGTCATAAATCAAATAAAGGTACATCTCAGGGTACGATTGCCAATATAATTCAGGAATCAGATGAAGATACATCTCAGGAGACCATTGTCAATGTTGACacaaattatgaattaaatgaaaatacatcTCAGAGGACCATTGTCAATGCTGATGTAATTCATGAATCAAATGAAGATACATCTCAGGGAATCATTGCCAATTTTGATACAAGTCATAAATCAAATAAAGGTACATCTCAGGGTACGATTGCCAATATAATTCAGAAATCAGATGAAGATACATCTCAGGGGACTATTGTCAATGTTGATACAATACATGAATCAAATGAAGTTAcaggaaatacaaataataaagcTACTAATCAAATTGAAGATGCAACAAATTTTGTGgaaattgaatataataaattacaaaataacacatatgaaaacaaaatacataatattgatatagagaaaaaagaattatctCGAAATAAGAAGTTCATCAATTTTTCTGAGGAGAATAATATTGAGAAAAGTAAACATGCATCAAGTGTTACAGATATATTCAAAATAACTGAGCAATCAAAAGTTAATGTTTCTAcagcaaaaataaaagtaacaacagagataaataatatattaccttctgatattttggaaatttgtaTCCCAAGTCATAATACAGTagctataattaaaaatttttctggATCTGAAAGAAGTAATTTAAATGGAAATGGATCAAATGGAAATGTTCTTAGTATTCAAGAAAGTGACACGAATGCAGATgttgataaaaattcaaatttaaaaaaattgtcagaaatacaaattaattgcAATCAAAGTATtacagaaaaaatattaaactttattgaagaagataaaaaagtacaattatcttctaatacaaataaaactgATAATGTTATTTCTACAAATAATGTATGTAATGTGAAAAATAATGAGAATGAATTAGCAGTGAAAAATTCTGAATTAAGTATCTCGGAGAAGAAAGACATTCAATCCAATAAGTTACCTCAAGGTAAATTAAGAGTTTTATCTAGTGCAGAACTAGGTGCCAGATGGTGCCCCACACCTGTAAACAATGTTACATCTAATGTTCAATTTTCACATAACAATACAGAAACTCAAACAGTACCTGAAACAATAGTTTCAGTTATTCCACCTGTATCTGAAACTGCTAATCGAACAACAATTCCTAAGaatatgaagaaatatatgaattcAACATTTTCACAATCTGTGTATGTAAAGATACGTAATTTAATTCAGAATATACGGATATCtccaattaataatttaaattatgataaattattagatatggaattccaaaaattaagaaaattgtcGAATACTGACGATTTTATTAATCTAACAAAAGGAGTTGTAACTATACTTAACAAAGAAATGTTACTAATTCCACCACTATCATTAAACGAGTTGTTTTATTATGCACCATCAGTCAAATCCTATTATGtccaaattttaaacaaaaataagacTACAATAAATAGTATGAATGAATATCAACCTGTAACATCTGTAGGTGTTCCAAACCAAATAACATTgaatcaaaataaatattgcaatGCACAAGTACCACAGAATATATGGGCTTCATCTGTACAATCCAGGTTACAATATttactttctatttcttctgaGCAAAATCAAGCACTTCGCCTCAACATTGTTCCAAACCAACCTCAGCAGAATTTTCAAGAGCAAATAGCCTTACCCTTGCAAAATAATGTTCTTCAAAACAATGCATTAGTAAATCCCATTACTATGAATAATAGCGGCCATAACAATATACATCAACATACTTATAGAATGCAAGTGCATGCAAATTTTACTCAACAAAAAGTTTCAAATGTTAATTTTGCTAAGCAGAATCCAGTAATAGGTATGCATGCTAGGCAAAGCTATCCCTTGCAATATTCCTTATTTCCACCTACTGGAAGAAATCAGTTAGGAGGAGTACATACTTCTGTACCAGTTACAAATGCATCATCTATGAACCAACAATATGTTTCATCTGTTTTTATACCACAAACAAATACATATTGTAATGTAAATGTACCAAATTATACCATACAGCAAAATATGAACTCAACACATATGTCACAGGGAACTCAGTTACAAGGTGTCTCACGATCTGTATCATCAAATCGTAACATATCACAACCTGTACAAACTATGGTTGCAATGAATATATCACATTCTGTACCAAAAAATTCACAACACATTGAACAGAAACATCAAAATGTAATTCCTCAAAAAAGGATACCAATGGAAGCTCTACAAAATCGTACATTTGAACAAGTAGCATCACCTCAACAATTAAAGAAAAGTACACTCAGacgattaaaaaagaaagaaaatctgCAAGTTTCACTAGAATCAACAACAAACCTATtcgatatattgaaatatatctcTGATATCCAAAAACTTATATTACTGAAACAACTAGACTACTATTTTGGTTGTACCACTTGGTTACAACAACAGTTTACATCAGAAAAATGGGATGAAATTTATTCACAGAGATCTGCATTACTTCATTTCCAAACACTCCTAAAACATCTAGtagaaaaaacaataaaaaaccTTTTACCAGATAAATCTCATACaaatatacttaaaaatattgaaattgatGTTCCAAAAGTGATACAAATAACAGTAAAAGAAAACAATGGAATATGTTGTCAAGTTGAAGCATCTAAAAGCAACCAAGAACAGTATAATGCaatgaatattaaacaaaattgcacaaattataaagaaaattcaaatgttACAATAACACAAAACCAATGTGAAAAAGAACAGGAAATAACTGATAATTCACAGACAAACAGTTCTTCGATTAAGCAGAATTTACAAAGTCATCAAACATCAGACGTTGATGTATGTCAAGAGAATAAAGTGGGAAAGGAACCAAACAGctctagaaatatatataattcaaatacCAAAGAACAGAATTTAGATGAGTCAACAAAAATAACTGAAAATATTCCTGAAATAGTCAAAGAAAAGTTATCAGCACTATCAAATATGAAATTGGTTAACAAAGATATCCTGCAGCAGTTAAATCCTCATTTAGTTACTGTAGAAATTTCTTCTAAGAATGATCAAGTAACTGTTGTTAATAGTTATGCTAATAGTGAAAATATACCAAAATCCGAAGAACCTGAAGAATATCAAGAACATCAACACTTAAAAGGTACTATTACTGATGACTTAACAGTATCTTCATTCAAATCTCCAAAtaacattgaatattttaataataaggaATCGCACAATGCTTCATTGGAGAGATCTCCCACAACTTATATTAAGGATGTTAGAAGTATATCAATGGAAGCATATTTAAGAATTGGTGTAACTAATAATGTTCCTACAAATActatagaagaaaatattgaagaggaagaaattaaaatatgtttatattgTGGCAAACCTAGTACTGTAGCATGTATAATTTGTTTAGAAGCTAAATATTGTTCTAAAGAATGTTCTCAATTGCATTGGGGAGATCATTATAAAGATTGCtcacctgtagaaagaagtatGTCCTTATAA